In Eleutherodactylus coqui strain aEleCoq1 chromosome 4, aEleCoq1.hap1, whole genome shotgun sequence, the following are encoded in one genomic region:
- the LOC136624344 gene encoding zinc finger protein 665-like, producing the protein MDRKRDKMAESIFTLTLEILFRLTGEDYTVVKKTSSDGCQAPVSDGWGRPLSPITGPPPHPLILEEFNEQKILELTNKMIELLTGEVPIRCQDITVYFSMEEWEYLEGHKDLYKDVMMEDHQPPPPPGRSSKRTAAERCPRPLLPQDDQLVKLEEDPIPIDATETHVRGDEPCKEEDPTDDPPDVDTRSSEGHLISTDCKVEDPGIIQDTYEEPAIILNISSALHSKDLSSDPSKQVQSSDSLQNVKQNTIFRTDVEHQRVHTGEKSYSCTECGKCFNHKSVLVKHQRTHTGEKPYPCSECGKPFSRKAHLVLHQRIHTGQKPYACSECGKCFNQKIHLLLHQRIHTGEEPYSCSECGKCFKQKAHLVFHQRINTGDKPYSCSECGKSFTHKCVLIKHEKIHTEKKPMSCLECGKCFKQKSYLAVHQRTHTGEKPYSCSECGKSFTHKSVLIKHGKVHTEEKPMPCSECGKCFKQKSYLAVHQRSHTGEKPYSCSECGKHFNQKSNLVLHQKIHTREKPLLCSECGICFNYKLDLVKHQSYHTEKKPYSCSDCGKCFKLKSYLSIHQKIHTGAKPYSCSECGKSFTRRSVLITHERIHTGEKPFSCLDCGKCFSLKSYLDVHQRIHTGEKPFSCSECGKCFAQKTTLVTHQRIHTGEKPFSCSECGKCFKNKSHLASHQRTHTGEKL; encoded by the exons atggataggaagagggacaagatggcggagagtatattcaccctcaccctagagatactcttccggcttacaggagag gattacacggtagtgaagaagacttctagtgatggctgtcaggccccggtgtctgatggatggggaagacccctgagcccaatcacagggcctccacctcaccccctaaTACTGGAGGAgttcaatgagcagaagatcctagaactcaccaacaagatgattgagctgctgactggagag gttcctataaggtgtcaggacatcactgtctatttctccatggaggagtgggagtatttagaaggacacaaggatctgtacaaggacgtcatgatggaggaccaccagccccccccaccaccag gtagatccagtaagagaacagcagcggagagatgtccccggcctcttcttccacaggatgatcag ctggtgaaactggaggaagatccgatccctattgatgctacagagacacatgtgaggggggatgaACCGTGTAAGGAGGAGGaccctacagatgaccccccag ATGTCGACaccaggagctcagagggacatctgatatcaacagattgtaaagtggaagatcctggtatcatacaagatacatatgaagagcctgcTATTATCTTAAATAtatcctcagcccttcacagcaaagatctatcCTCTGATCCTTCTAAACAGGTTCAATCTTCTGATTCATTACAGAATGTTaaacaaaatacaattttcagAACAGATGTTGAAcatcaaagagttcacacaggggagaagtcatACTCATgtactgaatgtgggaaatgttttaaccataaatcagttcttgttaaacatcagagaactcacacaggggagaagccatatccgtgttctgaatgtgggaaacctTTTAGCCGAAAAGCacatcttgtgttacatcagagaattcacacagggcaaAAGCCGTatgcatgttctgaatgtgggaaatgttttaaccaaaaaatACATCTtctgttacatcagagaattcacacaggggaggagccatattcttgttctgaatgtgggaaatgttttaagcagaaaGCACATCTTGTGTTTCATCAGAGAATTAACACAGGGGACAAGCCATATTCAtgctctgaatgtgggaaatctttcacACATAAATGTGTTCTAATTAAAcatgagaaaattcacacagaGAAGAAGCCAATGTCATGTttggaatgtggcaaatgttttaaacagaaatcatatcttgcggtacatcagagaactcacacaggggagaaaccatattcatgttctgaatgtggaaagtCTTTCACACATAAATCTGTTCTTATTAAACATGGGAAAgttcacacagaagagaagccaatgccatgttcggaatgtgggaaatgttttaagcagaaatcatatcttgctgtacatcagagaagtcacacaggagagaaaccatattcatgttctgaatgtgggaaacattttaaccaaaaatcaaatcttgtgttacatcagaaaaTACACACAAGGGAGAAGCCATTgctatgttcagaatgtggaatatGCTTTAACTATAAATTAGATCTTGTTAAACACCAGAGTTATCACACAGaaaaaaagccatattcatgttctgattgtgggaaatgttttaagctgAAATCATATCTTTCTATACATCAGAAGATTCACACAGGGGCAAAAccttattcatgttctgaatgtggaaaatctTTCACACGTAGATCTGTTCTTATTACAcatgaaagaattcacacaggagagaagccattttcatgtttagattGTGGAAAATGTTTCAGCTTGAAATCATATCTTGAtgtgcatcagagaattcacacaggggaaaagccattttcatgttcagaatgtgggaaatgttttgcacagaaaACAACTCTCGTtactcatcagagaattcacacgggggaaaagccattttcatgttcagaatgtgggaaatgctttaagaATAAATCGCATCTTGCTtcacatcaaagaactcacacggGGGAGAAACTATAA